A region from the Lutra lutra chromosome 1, mLutLut1.2, whole genome shotgun sequence genome encodes:
- the MST1 gene encoding hepatocyte growth factor-like protein isoform X2, which yields MGWLPLLLLLTQCSGVPGQRSPLNDFQVLRGTELQHLRHTVGPGPWQEDVADAEECAGRCGPLLDCRAFHYNVSSHGCQLLPWTQYSPYTQLQRSGRCDLFQKKNYVRTCIMDNGFKYRGTVAITTGGLPCQHWSQRFPNDHKYTPTLRNGLEENFCRNPDRDAGGPWCYTTDPAVRFQSCGIKSCREAACVWCNGEDYRGAVDRTESGRECQRWDLQRPHAHPFEPGKFLDKDLDDNYCRNPDGSERPWCYTTDPQVEREFCDLPRCGSEAQPRQEATTLNCFRGKGEGYRGTANTTAAGVPCQRWDAQNPHRHRFVPEKYACKDLRENFCRNPDGSEAPWCFTSRPGMRVAFCYQIPRCADDLRPEDCYNGVGERYRGSVSRTRKGVACQHWSAEKPHKPQFTPTSASDSHLEENFCRNPDRDSHGPWCYTTDPGTPFDYCALRRCDADQPPSILEPPDQVVFEKCGKRVTRSHQQRSRLRVVGGQPGNSPWTVSLRNRHVPLMGYEVWLGTLFQNPQPGEPGLQQVPVAKMVCGPSGSQLVLLKLERPVTLNQRVALICLPPERYVVPPGTKCEIAGWGETKGTGNNEVLNVASLNVISNQECNVKHRGRVRENEMCTEGLLAPVGACEGDYGGPLACFTHDCWVLEGIIIPNRVCARPRWPAIFMRVSVFTDWIHKVMRLG from the exons ATGGGGTGgctcccactcctgctgcttctGACGCAGTGCTCAGGGGTCCCTG GGCAGCGCTCGCCCCTGAATGACTTCCAGGTGCTCCGGGGTACAGAACTGCAACACCTGCGACACACGGTGGGGCCTGGTCCTTGGCAAGAGGATGTGGCTGATGCTGAGGAGTGTGCAGGGCGCTGCGGGCCCCTACTGGATTGCAG GGCCTTCCACTACAATGTGAGCAGCCATGGTTGCCAGCTGTTGCCATGGACCCAGTACTCACCCTATACACAGCTGCAACGTTCGGGGCGCTGTGACCTCTTCCAAAAGAAAA ACTACGTGCGAACCTGCATCATGGACAATGGGTTCAAGTACCGGGGCACAGTGGCCATCACCACTGGCGGCCTACCCTGCCAGCACTGGAGCCAAAGATTCCCCAATGACCACAA GTACACGCCCACACTCCGGAACGGCTTGGAGGAGAACTTCTGCCGCAACCCTGACCGGGACGCCGGAGGTCCCTGGTGCTACACGACAGACCCTGCAGTGCGCTTCCAGAGCTGTGGCATCAAGTCCTGCCGGGAGG CCGCTTGCGTTTGGTGCAATGGCGAGGATTACCGCGGCGCAGTGGACCGCACCGAGTCGGGACGCGAGTGTCAGCGCTGGGACCTGCAGCGTCCGCACGCGCACCCGTTTGAGCCCGGCAA GTTCCTTGACAAAGATCTGGACGACAACTATTGCCGGAATCCTGATGGGTCCGAGCGGCCCTGGTGCTATACCACGGACCCACAGGTGGAGCGAGAGTTCTGCGACCTCCCCCGCTGCG GGTCCGAAGCACAGCCGCGTCAGGAGGCCACGACTCTCAATTGCTTCCGCGGGAAGGGCGAGGGCTACCGGGGCACGGCCAACACCACCGCCGCGGGCGTGCCTTGCCAGCGGTGGGACGCGCAGAACCCACATCGGCATCGTTTTGTTCCAGAGAAATACGCTTGCAA GGACCTTCGGGAAAACTTTTGCCGGAACCCCGACGGCTCTGAAGCGCCTTGGTGCTTTACGTCGAGGCCTGGCATGCGCGTGGCCTTCTGCTACCAGATCCCGCGCTGCGCCGACGACCTGCGGCCCGAAG ACTGCTACAACGGCGTAGGGGAGCGGTACCGCGGCTCGGTCAGCAGGACCCGCAAGGGCGTCGCGTGCCAGCACTGGTCTGCGGAGAAGCCGCACAAACCGCA GTTCACACCCACCTCCGCCTCCGACTCGCACCTGGAGGAGAACTTTTGCCGGAACCCGGATAGGGATAGCCATGGGCCCTGGTGCTACACTACAGACCCTGGGACTCCGTTCGACTACTGTGCACTTCGGCGCTGCG ATGCTGACCAACCACCGTCCATCCTGGAGCCCCCAG ACCAGGTGGTGTTTGAGAAGTGTGGCAAGAGGGTGACCCGCTCACACCAGCAGCGGTCTAGGCTGCGTGTGGTGGGGGGCCAGCCTGGGAACTCGCCCTGGACAGTCAGCTTGCGCAATCG CCATGTGCCTCTCATGGGCTATGAGGTGTGGTTGGGCACCCTGTTCCAGAACCCACAGCCGGGGGAGCCAGGCCTACAGCAGGTCCCAGTGGCCAAGATGGTGTGCGGgccctcaggctcccagcttgtTCTGCTCAAGCTGGAGAG ACCTGTGACCCTGAACCAGCGAGTAGCCCTGATCTGCCTGCCCCCTGAGCGGTATGTGGTGCCTCCAGGCACCAAGTGTGAGATTGCAGGCTGGGGTGAGACCAAAG GTACAGGGAACAATGAAGTTCTAAATGTGGCCTCGCTGAACGTCATCTCCAACCAGGAATGTAATGTCAAGCACCGAGGACGTGTACGGGAGAATGAGATGTGCACTGAGGGACTCTTGGCACCTGTGGGTGCCTGTGAG GGTGACTACGGGGGCCCACTTGCCTGCTTTACCCATGACTGCTGGGTCCTGGAGGGAATTATAATCCCCAACCGAGTGTGCGCCCGGCCCCGATGGCCAGCCATCTTCATGCGCGTCTCTGTGTTTACGGACTGGATTCACAAGGTCATGCGGCTGGGCTAA
- the MST1 gene encoding hepatocyte growth factor-like protein isoform X3, whose product MGWLPLLLLLTQCSGVPGQRSPLNDFQVLRGTELQHLRHTVGPGPWQEDVADAEECAGRCGPLLDCRAFHYNVSSHGCQLLPWTQYSPYTQLQRSGRCDLFQKKNYVRTCIMDNGFKYRGTVAITTGGLPCQHWSQRFPNDHKYTPTLRNGLEENFCRNPDRDAGGPWCYTTDPAVRFQSCGIKSCREAACVWCNGEDYRGAVDRTESGRECQRWDLQRPHAHPFEPGKFLDKDLDDNYCRNPDGSERPWCYTTDPQVEREFCDLPRCGSEAQPRQEATTLNCFRGKGEGYRGTANTTAAGVPCQRWDAQNPHRHRFVPEKYACKDLRENFCRNPDGSEAPWCFTSRPGMRVAFCYQIPRCADDLRPEDCYNGVGERYRGSVSRTRKGVACQHWSAEKPHKPQFTPTSASDSHLEENFCRNPDRDSHGPWCYTTDPGTPFDYCALRRCDADQPPSILEPPDQVVFEKCGKRVTRSHQQRSRLRVVGGQPGNSPWTVSLRNRPVTLNQRVALICLPPERYVVPPGTKCEIAGWGETKGTGNNEVLNVASLNVISNQECNVKHRGRVRENEMCTEGLLAPVGACEGDYGGPLACFTHDCWVLEGIIIPNRVCARPRWPAIFMRVSVFTDWIHKVMRLG is encoded by the exons ATGGGGTGgctcccactcctgctgcttctGACGCAGTGCTCAGGGGTCCCTG GGCAGCGCTCGCCCCTGAATGACTTCCAGGTGCTCCGGGGTACAGAACTGCAACACCTGCGACACACGGTGGGGCCTGGTCCTTGGCAAGAGGATGTGGCTGATGCTGAGGAGTGTGCAGGGCGCTGCGGGCCCCTACTGGATTGCAG GGCCTTCCACTACAATGTGAGCAGCCATGGTTGCCAGCTGTTGCCATGGACCCAGTACTCACCCTATACACAGCTGCAACGTTCGGGGCGCTGTGACCTCTTCCAAAAGAAAA ACTACGTGCGAACCTGCATCATGGACAATGGGTTCAAGTACCGGGGCACAGTGGCCATCACCACTGGCGGCCTACCCTGCCAGCACTGGAGCCAAAGATTCCCCAATGACCACAA GTACACGCCCACACTCCGGAACGGCTTGGAGGAGAACTTCTGCCGCAACCCTGACCGGGACGCCGGAGGTCCCTGGTGCTACACGACAGACCCTGCAGTGCGCTTCCAGAGCTGTGGCATCAAGTCCTGCCGGGAGG CCGCTTGCGTTTGGTGCAATGGCGAGGATTACCGCGGCGCAGTGGACCGCACCGAGTCGGGACGCGAGTGTCAGCGCTGGGACCTGCAGCGTCCGCACGCGCACCCGTTTGAGCCCGGCAA GTTCCTTGACAAAGATCTGGACGACAACTATTGCCGGAATCCTGATGGGTCCGAGCGGCCCTGGTGCTATACCACGGACCCACAGGTGGAGCGAGAGTTCTGCGACCTCCCCCGCTGCG GGTCCGAAGCACAGCCGCGTCAGGAGGCCACGACTCTCAATTGCTTCCGCGGGAAGGGCGAGGGCTACCGGGGCACGGCCAACACCACCGCCGCGGGCGTGCCTTGCCAGCGGTGGGACGCGCAGAACCCACATCGGCATCGTTTTGTTCCAGAGAAATACGCTTGCAA GGACCTTCGGGAAAACTTTTGCCGGAACCCCGACGGCTCTGAAGCGCCTTGGTGCTTTACGTCGAGGCCTGGCATGCGCGTGGCCTTCTGCTACCAGATCCCGCGCTGCGCCGACGACCTGCGGCCCGAAG ACTGCTACAACGGCGTAGGGGAGCGGTACCGCGGCTCGGTCAGCAGGACCCGCAAGGGCGTCGCGTGCCAGCACTGGTCTGCGGAGAAGCCGCACAAACCGCA GTTCACACCCACCTCCGCCTCCGACTCGCACCTGGAGGAGAACTTTTGCCGGAACCCGGATAGGGATAGCCATGGGCCCTGGTGCTACACTACAGACCCTGGGACTCCGTTCGACTACTGTGCACTTCGGCGCTGCG ATGCTGACCAACCACCGTCCATCCTGGAGCCCCCAG ACCAGGTGGTGTTTGAGAAGTGTGGCAAGAGGGTGACCCGCTCACACCAGCAGCGGTCTAGGCTGCGTGTGGTGGGGGGCCAGCCTGGGAACTCGCCCTGGACAGTCAGCTTGCGCAATCG ACCTGTGACCCTGAACCAGCGAGTAGCCCTGATCTGCCTGCCCCCTGAGCGGTATGTGGTGCCTCCAGGCACCAAGTGTGAGATTGCAGGCTGGGGTGAGACCAAAG GTACAGGGAACAATGAAGTTCTAAATGTGGCCTCGCTGAACGTCATCTCCAACCAGGAATGTAATGTCAAGCACCGAGGACGTGTACGGGAGAATGAGATGTGCACTGAGGGACTCTTGGCACCTGTGGGTGCCTGTGAG GGTGACTACGGGGGCCCACTTGCCTGCTTTACCCATGACTGCTGGGTCCTGGAGGGAATTATAATCCCCAACCGAGTGTGCGCCCGGCCCCGATGGCCAGCCATCTTCATGCGCGTCTCTGTGTTTACGGACTGGATTCACAAGGTCATGCGGCTGGGCTAA
- the MST1 gene encoding hepatocyte growth factor-like protein isoform X5, giving the protein MGWLPLLLLLTQCSGVPGQRSPLNDFQVLRGTELQHLRHTVGPGPWQEDVADAEECAGRCGPLLDCRAFHYNVSSHGCQLLPWTQYSPYTQLQRSGRCDLFQKKNYVRTCIMDNGFKYRGTVAITTGGLPCQHWSQRFPNDHKYTPTLRNGLEENFCRNPDRDAGGPWCYTTDPAVRFQSCGIKSCREAACVWCNGEDYRGAVDRTESGRECQRWDLQRPHAHPFEPGSLTKIWTTTIAGILMGPSGPGAIPRTHRWSESSATSPAAGPKHSRVRRPRLSIASAGRARATGARPTPPPRACLASGGTRRTHIGIVLFQRNTLANCYNGVGERYRGSVSRTRKGVACQHWSAEKPHKPQFTPTSASDSHLEENFCRNPDRDSHGPWCYTTDPGTPFDYCALRRCDADQPPSILEPPDQVVFEKCGKRVTRSHQQRSRLRVVGGQPGNSPWTVSLRNRQGQHFCGGSLVKEQWVLTARQCFSSCHVPLMGYEVWLGTLFQNPQPGEPGLQQVPVAKMVCGPSGSQLVLLKLERPVTLNQRVALICLPPERYVVPPGTKCEIAGWGETKGTGNNEVLNVASLNVISNQECNVKHRGRVRENEMCTEGLLAPVGACEGDYGGPLACFTHDCWVLEGIIIPNRVCARPRWPAIFMRVSVFTDWIHKVMRLG; this is encoded by the exons ATGGGGTGgctcccactcctgctgcttctGACGCAGTGCTCAGGGGTCCCTG GGCAGCGCTCGCCCCTGAATGACTTCCAGGTGCTCCGGGGTACAGAACTGCAACACCTGCGACACACGGTGGGGCCTGGTCCTTGGCAAGAGGATGTGGCTGATGCTGAGGAGTGTGCAGGGCGCTGCGGGCCCCTACTGGATTGCAG GGCCTTCCACTACAATGTGAGCAGCCATGGTTGCCAGCTGTTGCCATGGACCCAGTACTCACCCTATACACAGCTGCAACGTTCGGGGCGCTGTGACCTCTTCCAAAAGAAAA ACTACGTGCGAACCTGCATCATGGACAATGGGTTCAAGTACCGGGGCACAGTGGCCATCACCACTGGCGGCCTACCCTGCCAGCACTGGAGCCAAAGATTCCCCAATGACCACAA GTACACGCCCACACTCCGGAACGGCTTGGAGGAGAACTTCTGCCGCAACCCTGACCGGGACGCCGGAGGTCCCTGGTGCTACACGACAGACCCTGCAGTGCGCTTCCAGAGCTGTGGCATCAAGTCCTGCCGGGAGG CCGCTTGCGTTTGGTGCAATGGCGAGGATTACCGCGGCGCAGTGGACCGCACCGAGTCGGGACGCGAGTGTCAGCGCTGGGACCTGCAGCGTCCGCACGCGCACCCGTTTGAGCCCG GTTCCTTGACAAAGATCTGGACGACAACTATTGCCGGAATCCTGATGGGTCCGAGCGGCCCTGGTGCTATACCACGGACCCACAGGTGGAGCGAGAGTTCTGCGACCTCCCCCGCTGCG GGTCCGAAGCACAGCCGCGTCAGGAGGCCACGACTCTCAATTGCTTCCGCGGGAAGGGCGAGGGCTACCGGGGCACGGCCAACACCACCGCCGCGGGCGTGCCTTGCCAGCGGTGGGACGCGCAGAACCCACATCGGCATCGTTTTGTTCCAGAGAAATACGCTTGCAA ACTGCTACAACGGCGTAGGGGAGCGGTACCGCGGCTCGGTCAGCAGGACCCGCAAGGGCGTCGCGTGCCAGCACTGGTCTGCGGAGAAGCCGCACAAACCGCA GTTCACACCCACCTCCGCCTCCGACTCGCACCTGGAGGAGAACTTTTGCCGGAACCCGGATAGGGATAGCCATGGGCCCTGGTGCTACACTACAGACCCTGGGACTCCGTTCGACTACTGTGCACTTCGGCGCTGCG ATGCTGACCAACCACCGTCCATCCTGGAGCCCCCAG ACCAGGTGGTGTTTGAGAAGTGTGGCAAGAGGGTGACCCGCTCACACCAGCAGCGGTCTAGGCTGCGTGTGGTGGGGGGCCAGCCTGGGAACTCGCCCTGGACAGTCAGCTTGCGCAATCG GCAGGGCCAGCATTTCTGTGGGGGTTCCCTAGTGAAGGAGCAGTGGGTACTGACTGCCCGCCAGTGCTTCTCCTCCTG CCATGTGCCTCTCATGGGCTATGAGGTGTGGTTGGGCACCCTGTTCCAGAACCCACAGCCGGGGGAGCCAGGCCTACAGCAGGTCCCAGTGGCCAAGATGGTGTGCGGgccctcaggctcccagcttgtTCTGCTCAAGCTGGAGAG ACCTGTGACCCTGAACCAGCGAGTAGCCCTGATCTGCCTGCCCCCTGAGCGGTATGTGGTGCCTCCAGGCACCAAGTGTGAGATTGCAGGCTGGGGTGAGACCAAAG GTACAGGGAACAATGAAGTTCTAAATGTGGCCTCGCTGAACGTCATCTCCAACCAGGAATGTAATGTCAAGCACCGAGGACGTGTACGGGAGAATGAGATGTGCACTGAGGGACTCTTGGCACCTGTGGGTGCCTGTGAG GGTGACTACGGGGGCCCACTTGCCTGCTTTACCCATGACTGCTGGGTCCTGGAGGGAATTATAATCCCCAACCGAGTGTGCGCCCGGCCCCGATGGCCAGCCATCTTCATGCGCGTCTCTGTGTTTACGGACTGGATTCACAAGGTCATGCGGCTGGGCTAA
- the MST1 gene encoding hepatocyte growth factor-like protein isoform X1: MGWLPLLLLLTQCSGVPGQRSPLNDFQVLRGTELQHLRHTVGPGPWQEDVADAEECAGRCGPLLDCRAFHYNVSSHGCQLLPWTQYSPYTQLQRSGRCDLFQKKNYVRTCIMDNGFKYRGTVAITTGGLPCQHWSQRFPNDHKYTPTLRNGLEENFCRNPDRDAGGPWCYTTDPAVRFQSCGIKSCREAACVWCNGEDYRGAVDRTESGRECQRWDLQRPHAHPFEPGKFLDKDLDDNYCRNPDGSERPWCYTTDPQVEREFCDLPRCGSEAQPRQEATTLNCFRGKGEGYRGTANTTAAGVPCQRWDAQNPHRHRFVPEKYACKDLRENFCRNPDGSEAPWCFTSRPGMRVAFCYQIPRCADDLRPEDCYNGVGERYRGSVSRTRKGVACQHWSAEKPHKPQFTPTSASDSHLEENFCRNPDRDSHGPWCYTTDPGTPFDYCALRRCDADQPPSILEPPDQVVFEKCGKRVTRSHQQRSRLRVVGGQPGNSPWTVSLRNRQGQHFCGGSLVKEQWVLTARQCFSSCHVPLMGYEVWLGTLFQNPQPGEPGLQQVPVAKMVCGPSGSQLVLLKLERPVTLNQRVALICLPPERYVVPPGTKCEIAGWGETKGNNEVLNVASLNVISNQECNVKHRGRVRENEMCTEGLLAPVGACEGDYGGPLACFTHDCWVLEGIIIPNRVCARPRWPAIFMRVSVFTDWIHKVMRLG; encoded by the exons ATGGGGTGgctcccactcctgctgcttctGACGCAGTGCTCAGGGGTCCCTG GGCAGCGCTCGCCCCTGAATGACTTCCAGGTGCTCCGGGGTACAGAACTGCAACACCTGCGACACACGGTGGGGCCTGGTCCTTGGCAAGAGGATGTGGCTGATGCTGAGGAGTGTGCAGGGCGCTGCGGGCCCCTACTGGATTGCAG GGCCTTCCACTACAATGTGAGCAGCCATGGTTGCCAGCTGTTGCCATGGACCCAGTACTCACCCTATACACAGCTGCAACGTTCGGGGCGCTGTGACCTCTTCCAAAAGAAAA ACTACGTGCGAACCTGCATCATGGACAATGGGTTCAAGTACCGGGGCACAGTGGCCATCACCACTGGCGGCCTACCCTGCCAGCACTGGAGCCAAAGATTCCCCAATGACCACAA GTACACGCCCACACTCCGGAACGGCTTGGAGGAGAACTTCTGCCGCAACCCTGACCGGGACGCCGGAGGTCCCTGGTGCTACACGACAGACCCTGCAGTGCGCTTCCAGAGCTGTGGCATCAAGTCCTGCCGGGAGG CCGCTTGCGTTTGGTGCAATGGCGAGGATTACCGCGGCGCAGTGGACCGCACCGAGTCGGGACGCGAGTGTCAGCGCTGGGACCTGCAGCGTCCGCACGCGCACCCGTTTGAGCCCGGCAA GTTCCTTGACAAAGATCTGGACGACAACTATTGCCGGAATCCTGATGGGTCCGAGCGGCCCTGGTGCTATACCACGGACCCACAGGTGGAGCGAGAGTTCTGCGACCTCCCCCGCTGCG GGTCCGAAGCACAGCCGCGTCAGGAGGCCACGACTCTCAATTGCTTCCGCGGGAAGGGCGAGGGCTACCGGGGCACGGCCAACACCACCGCCGCGGGCGTGCCTTGCCAGCGGTGGGACGCGCAGAACCCACATCGGCATCGTTTTGTTCCAGAGAAATACGCTTGCAA GGACCTTCGGGAAAACTTTTGCCGGAACCCCGACGGCTCTGAAGCGCCTTGGTGCTTTACGTCGAGGCCTGGCATGCGCGTGGCCTTCTGCTACCAGATCCCGCGCTGCGCCGACGACCTGCGGCCCGAAG ACTGCTACAACGGCGTAGGGGAGCGGTACCGCGGCTCGGTCAGCAGGACCCGCAAGGGCGTCGCGTGCCAGCACTGGTCTGCGGAGAAGCCGCACAAACCGCA GTTCACACCCACCTCCGCCTCCGACTCGCACCTGGAGGAGAACTTTTGCCGGAACCCGGATAGGGATAGCCATGGGCCCTGGTGCTACACTACAGACCCTGGGACTCCGTTCGACTACTGTGCACTTCGGCGCTGCG ATGCTGACCAACCACCGTCCATCCTGGAGCCCCCAG ACCAGGTGGTGTTTGAGAAGTGTGGCAAGAGGGTGACCCGCTCACACCAGCAGCGGTCTAGGCTGCGTGTGGTGGGGGGCCAGCCTGGGAACTCGCCCTGGACAGTCAGCTTGCGCAATCG GCAGGGCCAGCATTTCTGTGGGGGTTCCCTAGTGAAGGAGCAGTGGGTACTGACTGCCCGCCAGTGCTTCTCCTCCTG CCATGTGCCTCTCATGGGCTATGAGGTGTGGTTGGGCACCCTGTTCCAGAACCCACAGCCGGGGGAGCCAGGCCTACAGCAGGTCCCAGTGGCCAAGATGGTGTGCGGgccctcaggctcccagcttgtTCTGCTCAAGCTGGAGAG ACCTGTGACCCTGAACCAGCGAGTAGCCCTGATCTGCCTGCCCCCTGAGCGGTATGTGGTGCCTCCAGGCACCAAGTGTGAGATTGCAGGCTGGGGTGAGACCAAAG GGAACAATGAAGTTCTAAATGTGGCCTCGCTGAACGTCATCTCCAACCAGGAATGTAATGTCAAGCACCGAGGACGTGTACGGGAGAATGAGATGTGCACTGAGGGACTCTTGGCACCTGTGGGTGCCTGTGAG GGTGACTACGGGGGCCCACTTGCCTGCTTTACCCATGACTGCTGGGTCCTGGAGGGAATTATAATCCCCAACCGAGTGTGCGCCCGGCCCCGATGGCCAGCCATCTTCATGCGCGTCTCTGTGTTTACGGACTGGATTCACAAGGTCATGCGGCTGGGCTAA
- the MST1 gene encoding hepatocyte growth factor-like protein isoform X4, giving the protein MGWLPLLLLLTQCSGVPGQRSPLNDFQVLRGTELQHLRHTVGPGPWQEDVADAEECAGRCGPLLDCRAFHYNVSSHGCQLLPWTQYSPYTQLQRSGRCDLFQKKNYVRTCIMDNGFKYRGTVAITTGGLPCQHWSQRFPNDHKYTPTLRNGLEENFCRNPDRDAGGPWCYTTDPAVRFQSCGIKSCREAACVWCNGEDYRGAVDRTESGRECQRWDLQRPHAHPFEPGKFLDKDLDDNYCRNPDGSERPWCYTTDPQVEREFCDLPRCGSEAQPRQEATTLNCFRGKGEGYRGTANTTAAGVPCQRWDAQNPHRHRFVPEKYACKDLRENFCRNPDGSEAPWCFTSRPGMRVAFCYQIPRCADDLRPEDCYNGVGERYRGSVSRTRKGVACQHWSAEKPHKPQFTPTSASDSHLEENFCRNPDRDSHGPWCYTTDPGTPFDYCALRRCDADQPPSILEPPDQVVFEKCGKRVTRSHQQRSRLRVVGGQPGNSPWTVSLRNRQGQHFCGGSLVKEQWVLTARQCFSSCHVPLMGYEVWLGTLFQNPQPGEPGLQQVPVAKMVCGPSGSQLVLLKLERPVTLNQRVALICLPPERYVVPPGTKCEIAGWGETKGTGNNEVLNVASLNVISNQECNVKHRGRVRENEMCTEGLLAPVGACEGDYGGPLACFTHDCWVLEGIIIPNRVCARPRWPAIFMRVSVFTDWIHKVMRLG; this is encoded by the exons ATGGGGTGgctcccactcctgctgcttctGACGCAGTGCTCAGGGGTCCCTG GGCAGCGCTCGCCCCTGAATGACTTCCAGGTGCTCCGGGGTACAGAACTGCAACACCTGCGACACACGGTGGGGCCTGGTCCTTGGCAAGAGGATGTGGCTGATGCTGAGGAGTGTGCAGGGCGCTGCGGGCCCCTACTGGATTGCAG GGCCTTCCACTACAATGTGAGCAGCCATGGTTGCCAGCTGTTGCCATGGACCCAGTACTCACCCTATACACAGCTGCAACGTTCGGGGCGCTGTGACCTCTTCCAAAAGAAAA ACTACGTGCGAACCTGCATCATGGACAATGGGTTCAAGTACCGGGGCACAGTGGCCATCACCACTGGCGGCCTACCCTGCCAGCACTGGAGCCAAAGATTCCCCAATGACCACAA GTACACGCCCACACTCCGGAACGGCTTGGAGGAGAACTTCTGCCGCAACCCTGACCGGGACGCCGGAGGTCCCTGGTGCTACACGACAGACCCTGCAGTGCGCTTCCAGAGCTGTGGCATCAAGTCCTGCCGGGAGG CCGCTTGCGTTTGGTGCAATGGCGAGGATTACCGCGGCGCAGTGGACCGCACCGAGTCGGGACGCGAGTGTCAGCGCTGGGACCTGCAGCGTCCGCACGCGCACCCGTTTGAGCCCGGCAA GTTCCTTGACAAAGATCTGGACGACAACTATTGCCGGAATCCTGATGGGTCCGAGCGGCCCTGGTGCTATACCACGGACCCACAGGTGGAGCGAGAGTTCTGCGACCTCCCCCGCTGCG GGTCCGAAGCACAGCCGCGTCAGGAGGCCACGACTCTCAATTGCTTCCGCGGGAAGGGCGAGGGCTACCGGGGCACGGCCAACACCACCGCCGCGGGCGTGCCTTGCCAGCGGTGGGACGCGCAGAACCCACATCGGCATCGTTTTGTTCCAGAGAAATACGCTTGCAA GGACCTTCGGGAAAACTTTTGCCGGAACCCCGACGGCTCTGAAGCGCCTTGGTGCTTTACGTCGAGGCCTGGCATGCGCGTGGCCTTCTGCTACCAGATCCCGCGCTGCGCCGACGACCTGCGGCCCGAAG ACTGCTACAACGGCGTAGGGGAGCGGTACCGCGGCTCGGTCAGCAGGACCCGCAAGGGCGTCGCGTGCCAGCACTGGTCTGCGGAGAAGCCGCACAAACCGCA GTTCACACCCACCTCCGCCTCCGACTCGCACCTGGAGGAGAACTTTTGCCGGAACCCGGATAGGGATAGCCATGGGCCCTGGTGCTACACTACAGACCCTGGGACTCCGTTCGACTACTGTGCACTTCGGCGCTGCG ATGCTGACCAACCACCGTCCATCCTGGAGCCCCCAG ACCAGGTGGTGTTTGAGAAGTGTGGCAAGAGGGTGACCCGCTCACACCAGCAGCGGTCTAGGCTGCGTGTGGTGGGGGGCCAGCCTGGGAACTCGCCCTGGACAGTCAGCTTGCGCAATCG GCAGGGCCAGCATTTCTGTGGGGGTTCCCTAGTGAAGGAGCAGTGGGTACTGACTGCCCGCCAGTGCTTCTCCTCCTG CCATGTGCCTCTCATGGGCTATGAGGTGTGGTTGGGCACCCTGTTCCAGAACCCACAGCCGGGGGAGCCAGGCCTACAGCAGGTCCCAGTGGCCAAGATGGTGTGCGGgccctcaggctcccagcttgtTCTGCTCAAGCTGGAGAG ACCTGTGACCCTGAACCAGCGAGTAGCCCTGATCTGCCTGCCCCCTGAGCGGTATGTGGTGCCTCCAGGCACCAAGTGTGAGATTGCAGGCTGGGGTGAGACCAAAG GTACAGGGAACAATGAAGTTCTAAATGTGGCCTCGCTGAACGTCATCTCCAACCAGGAATGTAATGTCAAGCACCGAGGACGTGTACGGGAGAATGAGATGTGCACTGAGGGACTCTTGGCACCTGTGGGTGCCTGTGAG GGTGACTACGGGGGCCCACTTGCCTGCTTTACCCATGACTGCTGGGTCCTGGAGGGAATTATAATCCCCAACCGAGTGTGCGCCCGGCCCCGATGGCCAGCCATCTTCATGCGCGTCTCTGTGTTTACGGACTGGATTCACAAGGTCATGCGGCTGGGCTAA